From Paenibacillus sp. FSL H8-0537:
TACAAAATTTAACCATCATCAAAGAACATCGTCCAGATCTATTCCAAACGTTGCAAACCGTAGAAAAACTCTCTCATGTCGACCCTTTGTCAATGAAGAGGCTTGCAACCCCCCCTCCCAACCTTATATGTGAAGTGAATGAGCTGGTAATTAGCTTACATCACCCTGACAATCCTGTTATGGAAGCTTCACAAATTTTAATGAAATTAGAGAACGAATTTAAAAAAAATGATCCATATGTTATTTTTTTCGGTGTAGGTCTAGGATACCACATTAAACAATTCACCTCGGCATATCCCAACATTCCTTACTCTATTTTTGAACCATCAGCCAAGATTATGCATACTTTTTTATCCTCTGTCTCTATGAGCGAAATTAATCTACCTTTGCTGCGCAATATCAGTATCGGTACAGCGGATAGTCGTTTTTCTTTGGAGGAAATTAAATCTATGCTCTATCAAATTCCAAAGAGCTTTACGCTGATTACGCTTCCATCTTATTTGAAATTATTTCAAAAATCTCATGGATATTTCATTCAATTTATACAGCATACGATCAAACAAAAGCAGCTGAGCCTTGGTATAAATCATCATTTTGAAAAAAAATGGATAACCAACAGCTTTGAAAATTTTGGTGCCACACTGAATACACCTAGTTTTTTCGATTTTCATGCTCATTTTCATAAGAAACCGGTATTGCTTGTAGCTGCCGGCCCTTCTTTACAGGATGAAATTGACCATTTACGCGTCATTAAGCAAAGTCGTTCCGCTTATATTGTATCTGTCGGCTCTGCCATTAACACCTTGGTTGAATATGGCATTTTACCGGATGCCGCCTTTACCTATGACCCGGGAGATTTTAACCGCAATGTGTTTTCTCGGGCAATTAATGAGAATACAATACCTTTTCCCATGATTTTTGGAACCTCTGTCGGAAAAGGAACCGTCTCGCAATTCCCTTGGACCAAAATTCATATGCCAATTAATCAGGATATGTTATATGGATTTTATCTTAGCGGAAACAAGCAATCGCCTGTGTTGAGCGATGCCAGCAGTATTGCCAATGTGACACTACAAGCATTGATGTTTATGAACTGCTCTGCCATTATTTTAGTTGGTCAAAATTTCGCTTATCGCAACAAAAATTACTACGCTGCTGGCGTTCCTTATGGAGAAAACAAAGGGGTTGTAGCAGAGCAAAGCATCGGTGTAGATGGCACTATACTTGAAAGCAACAACAGCTTTAATGCAATGCGTAGGGAAATGGAGCATTTCATACGTCTTAATCCACAGCAAACTATAATCAACACGACTCGAGAAGGAGCTAAAATTGAAGGAGCCCCCTATCAAACTTTATCTTCTGTTATGGATAGCCTGTTGGTCGAACAAACAATAGACAACGAATGGTATTTGAAGCCAAGGAGAATGGCTGTTCCACACACCTTCTTAAAGCAGCGTCAACAAAAAATGCTAGAACAGGCAGGTCAAATAGAGGCTATATTTACAGCGCTGCAGCGAGCTATGGCTACTATCAAGAGCAAGCCTGAGATAGAAAAGTTTCATGCTTTCGACCAGATATTCAAATCCCTTCAGGACAATTTGTTTTTCAAATTTATACTTCATCCGCTTAGCCGAGTGAAGTATGAAATTTTATACAGTCATATTGTAAATATTAAAGTTAAAACCGATATAAACAGTAAAGCAAATTTACTATTGTCTGGGTTTGGAGAATATTTATATGAATGCTTTGAGGATTACAAACTTATCCAACCATTTTTTCAAAAGCTAAACCAAGAAATCGACACTTTTGTTACTACAGAAAAGGGGTAGACATCTAGAATGAAAAATAAGAATCAAAATAGGCTTGGCAGAGCTAAAAAAATTATTACCCTTACTGCAGCCTCCACACAAATAGCGAATATATTCGCTCCTTTTGTTATGCATGCAGCACCCCGCGCTCCGTTGGCAGCACCTGCTTTGATGAGCACTGTCACCGAAGTAACTTACTCCCCAGGCTTAATTTATTCTCTTAGCTCATCTTCCAGCCTGGAGCTCACTCAGTATTCTCCTATTTATAGCGGAATCCCTGTAGATTCCAATTTGACGCTTTCCTTT
This genomic window contains:
- a CDS encoding 6-hydroxymethylpterin diphosphokinase MptE-like protein, whose product is MFLQNLTIIKEHRPDLFQTLQTVEKLSHVDPLSMKRLATPPPNLICEVNELVISLHHPDNPVMEASQILMKLENEFKKNDPYVIFFGVGLGYHIKQFTSAYPNIPYSIFEPSAKIMHTFLSSVSMSEINLPLLRNISIGTADSRFSLEEIKSMLYQIPKSFTLITLPSYLKLFQKSHGYFIQFIQHTIKQKQLSLGINHHFEKKWITNSFENFGATLNTPSFFDFHAHFHKKPVLLVAAGPSLQDEIDHLRVIKQSRSAYIVSVGSAINTLVEYGILPDAAFTYDPGDFNRNVFSRAINENTIPFPMIFGTSVGKGTVSQFPWTKIHMPINQDMLYGFYLSGNKQSPVLSDASSIANVTLQALMFMNCSAIILVGQNFAYRNKNYYAAGVPYGENKGVVAEQSIGVDGTILESNNSFNAMRREMEHFIRLNPQQTIINTTREGAKIEGAPYQTLSSVMDSLLVEQTIDNEWYLKPRRMAVPHTFLKQRQQKMLEQAGQIEAIFTALQRAMATIKSKPEIEKFHAFDQIFKSLQDNLFFKFILHPLSRVKYEILYSHIVNIKVKTDINSKANLLLSGFGEYLYECFEDYKLIQPFFQKLNQEIDTFVTTEKG